TATGAATAAGGGTGAGGTTCAGCAAATCGGAACTCCACAGGAAATCTACAATAAGCCGGTCAACCATTTTGTCGCATCCTTTATTGGAGAATCCAATTTAATAGATAGCGAGATTATTGAAGTAAATGGCAATGCCGTAACGGTAAAAATCGGGAACGGGACGCTGTTAGCAGGGAATAAAAACAATGCAGCACCAAACACTGATTTTACAAAGGGCAATAAAATTAAGCTCTCGATTCGTCCGGAAGTGATTGTCCAAGGTGACGGAACAAATTCTGTTACTGGTGAGATCCAGCTTGTAGAATTTACGGGTGTGAGCATCAACTATATTGTCAAAGTAGCGAGCGAGATGATCAAGGTAATGATCATTAATAAAGGAGAAAAAATTCTCGACCGTGGCGATTCCATTACACTTCGAATTCCTGAACATGGAATCTATTTTATAGGCGAATGAAGGTGAAAACATGAGTGTAGAACAAACACAAATGCAAGCTAAGAGCAAATGGAGCCGTCTAACTCAGTCCAAATATTTTATCTACGTCTTAATTTCGCCGTTGTTTTTAGTGCTGTTAGCCTATGTTATTTATCCGTTTTATCAAACCTTTCTGCAAAGCTTGAATGGGGTAGAAGGCGGGATCAGCGGAGAAAACTATCAGCGTTTCTTCAGTTTAGCAAGTACCGCAAATTTAGAGGCGCTCTGGACGAGTGTCTATATTTCCATTATTAGCGTCATTACTTGTGCAATTGTCGGGGTAGGAATGGCCTTTTTAATGGAGAGATACAGTTTTCCCGGGCGAAAAATTTTATCGATATTAGTGCTCTTTCCTATGGCGCTTCCGCCGCTGATCGGGGCATTGTCCTTTACGTTTTTATACGGGGAAAGCGGGATAATTCCGCGCTTCTTTCAGGCTCTATTAAATACAGAAGAGGTTCCTTTTTCTCTTAAAGGCATCAGCGGAGTGATAGTGGTTCACACGTTTACGATGTATACCTACTTTTATCTGACGGCAACAGCAGCCATAAAAGAGCTGGACCCGTCATTAGAGGAGGCGGCAACCAGCCTAGGGGCTGGACGGATCAGGATTTGGAGAAAGGTTATTTTACCGATGCTTACTCCTGCGATGGTTGCTGCATCTTTGCTTGTTTTTATGATCTCGATGGCTTCCTACACAGCACCATTAATGTTTGGGGTCGAGAGAACGATGACGATGCAAATTTATCTCTCCCGTACCAATGGGAATCTGGATATGGCAGCGACTCAATCTACGATTCTATCGATTGTATCAATATCGTTTTTGATCATTATGAAATGGTATCAGGGCAGACGGAATTACCAAAATCAAAGCAAAGGGATCGGGGTGCACCGGACAGAGGTGCGTTCGAAGTGGATGAAATATTCGTCGATGGTTTTATCAACGATTGGCGTTATTATTTTGATTTTGCCAATTCTCGTGATTGTGCTGATTTCCTTCTCGGTTGATGGGGAGTGGACGGTGCAGATTATTCCGACCGCTTATACGCTCGACCATTATGTTGCCTTATTTACAGATGAGCGCACGTGGCGGCCAATCTGGAACAGTATTCAAATGAGCTTTGTCGCGACAATCGGAAACGTCATCTTTGGGGTAGCAGCAGCCTATGCGATGGTGCGGATGTCGTTTAAAGGTAAAACTCTCTTAGATGTACTAATCATGGTACCGTGGGCGCTTCCTGGAACGGTTGTAGCGGTTAACCTGATTGCTGCCTTTAGTGAACCAACTGTATTTAGTTTTAACCAAGTTTTAATCGGAACCTTCTGGATCCTGCCATTGGCTTATTTTGTCCGGCATCTGCCGCTCGTTTTCCGTTCAACCTCAGCCAGCCTGATGCAAATGGATCAGTCGATTGAGGAGGCGGCCCGCAGTCTGGGAGCGAGCTGGTGGTATACGTTTAGACGAGTTATTTTGCCAGTCACCGCGACCGGAATTTTAGCCGGGACGTTACTAGCGTTTGTGCAAGGAATCGGGGAGTTCGTTGCTTCCATCTTGATTTATGGTGTGACAACCATGCCGCTATCAGTCGCGATTTTTCAAAAATTGTATTCGTTTGACTTTGGAACAGCCTGCGCTTACGGTGTCCTCCAAATTGTCTTAATCATCATCGTTTTATTTATTTCGGAAAAAATCTCTGGCGGAAAAGCTGGAGCTGCGATGTAGATGGTAATGGTGCAACGAAATTTAGATAGGGAGAGGAAGGATTCGGATGAAGGCAAGTGATATCCATGGAAGAGATCATGAAAAGTTCCGGACCGCCAAGTTTGCCGTGCTCCCGTTAGGCAGCTTTGAATACCATGGTCCCCATTCACCCTATGGAACCGATTGTGTCTTAGCGGATGGGTTTGCCGGTCAAATAGATCCTGCGTTCGGCGGGTTGGTGTATCCGACTGTGCCATATACAGCCTGTCCGGGAAAAACGACAAAATATCCCGGCACGATTACGATTCGGCCATCCGTTATTCAGGAGTATGTGATCGATATTGTAGAGGGGATTATCAGGGGCGGTATCTCGAACATTATTTTATTAAATGCCCATGACGGAAATATGGGAGTATCGCGAACCGTCGCCGAGTATATCACCTCAAAATACGAGGATTCTCGGTTTCTATTAATCAATTGGTGGCAAATGGTTGAGATTGAAAAGGCGGAGGAACTTGGCCTCGTTGGCACAAAGGGCAGGGGGCATGGCGGGCCCTACGAGATGTCCGCTGCGAAGGCATTTCGGCCAGATTTAGTTCAGGTTGACGGAGCCGATCAGGAATTTAAGGAGGCAGCACCACTTTCCAAGCTTCCTTATATTCTAGTAGAAGGAAGGCCAGAAGCTTGGGACGGCTATACAGGGATGATTCAGCAAACGTCTCTAGAGCTTGGCGAAAAAATAGTGAAGGAAGCCACTCAGAATATGAATGCATTAATAAAAAATTGGCTACAAGCAGACGAGTGAAACGAAAGGAAGGACAATTATGGCACCACTCAGGGAACGACTTTTGGAAAAAGAGGGAACTCAATTTCCTTCCAAAACATACACAGAAATGGTATTAAAACCAGCGTTTGATGAAGCGAAAGGCAATTTTGTGGAGTCGATGATTCAAATCCATTTTGCTCATTTAATTATGCTGGTTGATGTTGGGCTTGTTTCAAAGACGGATGCCCGTAAAATTATCGCTGCGATTCATCATTTAAAAGTCCAGGATATTAAGGAAAGTGAATACGAAGCGAAATTCGAGGATTTATTTTTTAAAATTGAACAGCTGCTAATTGAAGACGCGGGCGATATTGCGGGGAATCTTCATATTGCGAGAAGCCGAAATGATATGGGGATTGCGCTCTACCGCATGACTTTACGCAAGAAAATTTTAGGATTGATGGAGTCTAGCCTGCTTCTGCGTGAGGCGTTAATTGAAATGACCCGTGAGCATATTGATACAGTTATGATCGGCTATACCCACACGCAGCAAGCACAGCCGACGACACTCGCACATTATTTTAATGCGATGACCGATATGCTGACGCGTGATATGGAGCGATTAAAAGCCGCTTATAAAACAGTGAACAGAAGCAGCATGGGCTCTGCTGCACTGACCACTTCCGGATTTGCGGTGAACCGTCAGCGCGTCCAGGAATTATTGGGATTTGAAGAATTAATTGATAATGCATGGGATGCGGTATCCGGTGCTGATTATATTGCTGAGACGGCTACAGCTGTACAATTGTCGGCGATTAATCTTGGGCGGTCGATTCAAGATTTTCTGTTGTGGGGCACACAGGAATTTGGCGCATTTTTACTGGCGACGCCTTACGTGCAAATCAGCTCGATCATGCCGCAAAAGCGGAATCCGGTTTCGATTGAGCATATGCGCGCATTGTTATCGAGTGTAACGGGTGATGCACAGACAATACTGTTAATGCTGCACAATACTCCGTTTGGCGATATTGTCGATACCGAGGATGACATGCAGCCATATATGTGGCGGGCGCTTGAGAAATTAGGCGGAATCTATCGCTTGCTTGCCAGCGTGTTGATCACGATGGAAGTCGATAAGCAGAAATTATTGGAGCGGGCGCAAAAGAGCTTTGCTAATGTAACGGAATTGGCTGATACGATTGTGCGCACTGACCGTTTATCCTTCCGCCAGGCACATCATATTGTGAGCGCAACGGTAAGGGAGCTTATGGAACATAAAGAGACCGAGTTAACTGCGTTAACCTTGTCGATTCTGAATAAGCATGCGGAAAAAATTGTAGGGCATTCGCTCAGTTTAACGGAGGAACAATTGAAGGAAACGCTCGATCCAGCTCACTTTGTAAAAATTCGTTCACTTGAAGGCGGTCCAAGTCCAGACCGGATGAAGCAAACGATTGAAAAGCGACTTAAGGACCAAAAACATTTAGAAGCGTGGTTACAGGAAAAACGCGCCCTCTTAGAAAAAGCGAATCAAGAGGTGAATACCATCTTGAAGAAGTGGATGGAAGAGGATGAGTAAAATGAGGTACCCGTTGCTTGCAATAGACGGAGGCGGTACGAAAACCATTGCCGTCGTGACAAATGAAAAGGGTGAAATAGTGGCTACTGGCCGGGCTGGGGCGACAAATTATCAGGTGGTTGGAGAAAAGCAGTCGCAGTTGGCGCTTCAGGCTGCGCTTCAGGCAGCGGTGGATGAGGTGCTGGCAGGGCAGGATGAAGCTGAGGCGGTTATGGCCGATCGGGAAACGGTAGCGTTTGACCGGGCCGTCTTTGCATTAGCCGGGATCGATACAAAACGGGATGAAACGGTTGTGAGAGAGATTGTGGCGTCTGCTTTGGCAGGATTACGGGTGGAAGTTGGAGAGGTTATCATTGAAAATGACTGTTTGTCTGCATTGCTTGGGGCAACAGGAAACTCACCAGGTGTGTTGTTGATCTCCGGAACTGGCTCGATCGTCTTTGCACATGACGGAAAGGGAGACTTTATCCGGGCTGGCGGCTGGGGCCATCGCGTCGGTGATGAAGGAAGCGGCTATTGGATTGGCAAGGAAGCGATCCGCTCAGTTCTGAAGATGTATGACGGACGAGTAAAAACGGAATCGATTTTGGCTCAGATGATTCTGGAGCACTTTGGTTTTGGGCACATCGAAGACCTTTATAACTGGGTATATAGTGAAAACTACTCCGTAGATGACGTCAGTGCCCTCTCTATGGTGGTTGAGAAAGCAGCGGAGCAAGGGGATCAGGTGAGCTGCTCAATCCTAGACAAAGCGGTAACCGAACTAGAACAATTGCTGTATGCGGTTTTGGACGGTGGCGGAAACGATGTCTTTCGCAGCGCCTTTTCGCTTGTCCTGCAGGGCGGAATCCTCCAGCACAACCGCTACATCCGCGAAAAAATCCTAGCCAGCCTAAACACAACCCATCCCCGCCTCCAGCTCATCACCACCCACCCCGAACCCATCCACAACATCATCCAGCGTGGGTTAGGGTGCTGAAGACTGGGCGATTCCAGGGTGTGCGTGTTACGCCCTGGATTTTTTGTTTCAGAATCAATCTTTCATAAAGACTGTTTAAAAGCTAAGTTTTTACACATATATAAAGACGTAAAATAATTTGGAAAATGTTGCGAGATTTCTTTTCTTCTATCCTCCAAAATTTTAAACAATCGACTGTTTCAAGATAAAAATGTTTGACATATGATTTTAGATGTAACTATAATGATTACAACGGGTAGGTGGTCATATGAAAATCAGCAGTCGCTTTACGGTCGCTGTCCATATACTTGCTTTAATTAGCATTCAAAAAAATGCTGTATGTACGTCTGAGTGGATTGCGCAAAGTGTTAACACAAATCCAGTAGTGATCCGAAAGATTTTAGGAAAGCTAAAGGAGGCAGGCTTTGTTCAGGTTCACCGGGGAGTGGGCGGGGCTGAGCTGCTAAAACCTTTAGCGGAAATAACGCTCTTGGATGTATATCACGCGGTCGAAGTTGTAGGAGAGGGTGAACTCTTTCAATTTCATGAACAGCCCAACCCAAATTGCCCAGTTGGAGCCAATATTCAAGGGGTTCTTGAACTCATCCTATTGAAGGCCCAAGCAGCAATGGAGAATGTTTTACAAGAGATATCGTTGGAAGAATTGGTGACCGTTTTGAATAAAAAAATTGGATAAATGGTTATTCAATTTTTTTTGGGACTGTTGTAATTGAAATGGTTACAACGAGATGACTTATCTGCCTGACAAAAGTCCATAATAAAAAAGGTTTACTTAATTATGGACCTAGTAGAAAAACCACATAGAAAAAATGGAGGGAAATCATTATGAAAATTGGAATTATCGGGGCATCGGGAAAAGCAGGAAGTCTAATTTTAAAAGAAGCTCAAGCAAGAGGTCACGAAGTAACAGCCATTGTCAGAAATGCGGCAAAGGTTTCTGATCAAAATGTAAATGTGCTAGAGAAAGATATTTTCGATCTAAAAGCAGAAGACTTAAAAGGATTTGACGCTGTCGTTAATGCATTTGGGGCTCCTCCTGGAAAAGAAGAACTTCATGTGGAAGCAGGAAGAGTTTTAATTGAAGCGATGAATGGAGCACCTGATACTCGTTTAATCGTAGTTGGCGGTGCAGGAAGTCTTTACGTAGACGAAGCTAAAACTGTTCAATTAATAGATACTCCTGAGTTTCCAAAAGAATACTATCCAACAGCTTCTAACCAAGCGAAAAATCTTGAGGACCTAAAAAATTCTAGCGGAATCAAATGGACCTTCATTAGTCCTGCTGCCTTTTTCGATCCGGCTGGAAAAAGAACAGGTACATACCAAAAAGGCGGAGAATCCTTTATGGTTAACCAGCAAGGCGAAAGCTATCTCAGCTACGCAGATTTCGCCGTTGCCGTCCTAGACGAAATCGAAAACCCGCAGCACATCAACCAACGCTTCACCCTTGTCTCAGAAAAAGCATAAAAACTCAAAGGTGTGTACCTATTCCATCGGTGCATGCCTGTCATGCCCCGATTATTTGATTTATAGAGGTTGACTTTCTGTGCCCTAGCGGCTGCGGGGCATAGGTTTGACACTTGTATAGAGAGAACTGCTTGATATTTAGCAGGTTCTCTTTTTTTTTTGTACTATTGATAAAATAATTGAGTTAGGATCCGCCGATAATCTTCCACTATATAACACAAAATCCCGCTTATTAACATATCAGGCAATTTTCCATAATATATTATATAAAAGTAGTAAATATCGTTGCATTTATCTTAAAACGACAACCCTCAACCAGAAAATGGACAAACTGTTGGTAAGGACAAATGTTGAAGTTAAGACAATCGTTTACTGTTGCAAAACTGGGTACAAAAACCCTAATTCATATTATTTTCATTTTAAAATTATTGTATGATAAAAATAGATAAAGAGCAGGGAGTGATAGGATGTCTTGGGAAAAAGAGTATGAAAAATGGGAGCAATTTAAAGGCTTAGAAGTGAATCTGAAAACAGTCTTAACTTCAATGACAGACAAAGAAAAAGAAGACAGCTTCTATAAACATCTAGAGTTTGGGACAGGCGGTATGCGCGGTGAACTTGGGCCTGGTACAAATCGGATGAACATATATACGGTGCGGCGCGCTGCGGAAGGGTTGGCAAAATATATTGTTGAACAGGGAGAAGAAGCGAAGCAGCGCGGTGTCGCTGTAGCCTATGATTCCCGCCATCAGTCCCCTGAGTTTGCCGTAGAGGTAGCAAAAACGATCGGTAAATATGGAATTAAATCTTATGTATTTAATAACTTGAGACCAACTCCTGAGCTTTCATTTGCTGTTCGCTATTACGGGGCCTATGCCGGCGTTGTCATTACCGCAAGCCATAACCCACCAGAATACAACGGATTTAAGGTATATGGAGAGGATGGCGGTCAGCTTCCTCCTGAGGCAGCAGATATCATTATTCGCTACATGAACCAGGTTACAAATGAGCTAACGGTTGAAGTAGCGGAAGAAAAAGTACTGCTAGAACAAGGAATTCTTCACTATATTGGTGCCGAAGTGGACCAAGCCTATATAGAAAAATTGAAAACGATTCAATTAAATCGGGAACTGGTCAGCCGCGTTAGTAAAGACCTGAAAATTGTCTTCACACCGCTTCACGGCACTGCCAATCAACCAGTCCGTGATGGATTGACGGCTTTTGGTTTTGAAAATGTAACAGTTGTGAAAGAACAAGAAGAACCAGACCCTAACTTTTCTACTGTCCAATCACCAAACCCTGAGGAGCATGCTGCATTTGAGATTGCAATTCGTTACGGAAAAGCAGCAGATGCCGATCTCCTGTTAGGAACTGATCCTGATGCGGACCGCCTAGGGGTTGCAGTGAAAAACGAAGATGGCGAATATGTTGTTTTAACTGGGAACCAAACCGGTGCCTTAATGCTCTATTATCTTTTATCACAAAAGCAAGAAAAAGGAATCCTCCCTGCAAACGGAGTGGTGTTAAAAACGATTGTTACCTCGGAAATTGGGCGTGCGATTGCCGAAAGCTTTGGGCTCACAACGATTGATGTGTTAACCGGATTTAAATTCATCGGCGAAAAAATTAAAGAGTACCAAACAACTGGTGAATACAGCTTCCAATTTGGTTATGAGGAAAGCTATGGGTATTTAATTGGCGATTTTGTCCGTGACAAAGATGCGGTCCAATCTGCTTTATTTGTAGCTGAAGTGGCGGCTTATTATAAAGCGCAGGGAAAAACCCTGTATGACGGGCTATTAGACATCTATCAAAAATATGGCTTTTACCGCGAAGGCTTAAAATCTTTAACTTTAAAAGGTAAAGATGGGGCCGAACAGATCCAGGGTATTCTCGAAAGCTTCCGCCAAGCTCCGCCGACTTCTATTAACGGAGTATCAATTGTAACAATCGAGGACTATCATTCTAGTGAGCGGGTTCATCCGCAAACAGGAGAAAATGAAAAAATCTATCTTCCAAGCTCAAACGTATTGAAATATTACTTAGAAGATGGCTCATGGTTCTGTGTTCGTCCATCTGGAACCGAGCCAAAGTGTAAGTTTTATTTTGCGGTTAAAGGAACGTCCCTCAAGAATAGTGAAGAGAGATTGAACCAGCTCCAAGCCGCCGTTATGGAGAAGGTGCAGGAATTAGTAAAAGCATAATTCGATGCGGGGCACAATTGGTGCTCCGCTCTTTACTGTTTTACCGAAATTCATGAAATTGTGGAACTTTAGGACAAGCCCGAGTATAATTTTACATGGAAATAGGTTATGACATAATGGTAGATAGAAAGGAGTCGATTTAACGATGAGTAAAGTATTAGTTTTTGGACATAAAAACCCTGATACAGATACAATCTGCTCTGCCATTGCATATGCAGAATTAAAAAATAAACTAGGGGTAGAGGCGGAACCAGTTCGGCTTGGAGCAATTAGTGGTGAAACACAATATGCCCTAGATACTTTTGGTGTAGCGGTACCTCGTTTAGTAGAAACGGTTGCAAACGAAGTAAGTGAGGTTATTTTAGTTGACCACAATGAGCGTCAGCAAAGCGCAAGCGACATTGACCAAGTCCGAGTGCTTGAAGTGATTGACCACCACAGAATCGCAAACTTTGAAACCAGTGATCCATTGTACTACCGCGCTGAACCAGTCGGATGTACAGCAACCATTTTATTAAAATTGTACAAGGAAAAAGGAGTAGAAATCCGCAAAGAAATCGCCGGATTAATGATATCTGCGATTATCTCCGACTCCTTATTGTTCAAGTCTCCAACCTGTACAGATGAAGATGTCGCAGCAGCCAAAGAATTAGCAGCGATTGCCGGAGTTGACGCAGAAAGCTATGGCCTAAACATGCTTAAAGCAGGAGCAGACTTAAGTGATAAAACCATCAAGGAACTTATTTCACTCGATGCAAAAGAGTTCCAAATGGGCAATGCGAAAGTCGAAATTGCGCAAGTGAACGCAGTTGACGTCAATGATGTTCTCTCTCGCCAAGCTGAAGTCGAAAGTGAACTCAGGCAGGTCATTGCTGAGAAAAACTTAGATCTATTCTTCTTCGTCGTTACCGATATTTTAAACAATGATTCTGTAGGTATCGCTTTAGGAGATAAAGCAAGTGCTGTTGAAGAAGCATTTGGTGTCAACCTTGAAAACAACAAATCCGTACTTAAAGGTGTCGTTTCCCGTAAAAAACAAATCGTCCCAGTCCTAACAGACGCCTTGTCAAAATAATCATATAAACAACAAAACAACTTTCCGTATCGGGCGGAAGGTTGTTTTTTTTGCAACAAGGGGACGGTTCTCGTGTTTCACTCCGAGGAAACAAGGGGACGGTTCTCGTGTTTCACTCCGAGTATCATTGAGGAGGTTCATTTAGCACAAATCCGAAACAGAAGAACCGTCCCTCTGTTTCACTCATGTTCACAATCCGGAACAGAAGAACCGTCCCTCTGTTTCAAAAAGCAACCGCCTAAGTCCAATGAGGGGAGGCGGTTGCTGTTTTGAAAACTGTTTATGGCTGCTGGATGAGATCAGGTGTTGCCGGCACCTGAATACCAGCGTGACCTAAGTTTCCAAAGAATCAAGTGTTACCAGCACCTGATCGTTTGTAGGTTTTACCGAAACAGCGTTCTTCATACACCATTATTTTGGAATGACAAGGTATTCCTGATCAGCAAATGATTGACCGGCCTGAACGCCAAGCTCGAAGGCGGTGTGCCCGGCAATTGTAAAGCACTCAGCTTCTATTTGTGTGAAGGAAGATTGTCGTGCTTCTGCTACCATTCTCTTATTTATTTGATCTAGCAGGAGCCCAATTTCTTCCTGGAATTTTGAGTCGGCTGTTCCGCTTGCTGCTTGATGACCAAGGGATACGCCTTTTGTGAATATTTCTAATGCATAGTGTTCAGTGAATCGTTCTAAAAATGGACTCGTTTTGAAATTATTCGCAGAAATAAGACCGGCATGGTGACGTGCTGCATTTCCTAATCGGCAAATAATTTTTCCAACGGCCTCTTCATAACTTTTTAAAACCATTTGTTCGACAGCTTCTGCCTCTTTTT
This genomic stretch from Bacillus oleivorans harbors:
- a CDS encoding Rrf2 family transcriptional regulator; translation: MKISSRFTVAVHILALISIQKNAVCTSEWIAQSVNTNPVVIRKILGKLKEAGFVQVHRGVGGAELLKPLAEITLLDVYHAVEVVGEGELFQFHEQPNPNCPVGANIQGVLELILLKAQAAMENVLQEISLEELVTVLNKKIG
- a CDS encoding NAD(P)-dependent oxidoreductase; amino-acid sequence: MKIGIIGASGKAGSLILKEAQARGHEVTAIVRNAAKVSDQNVNVLEKDIFDLKAEDLKGFDAVVNAFGAPPGKEELHVEAGRVLIEAMNGAPDTRLIVVGGAGSLYVDEAKTVQLIDTPEFPKEYYPTASNQAKNLEDLKNSSGIKWTFISPAAFFDPAGKRTGTYQKGGESFMVNQQGESYLSYADFAVAVLDEIENPQHINQRFTLVSEKA
- the argH gene encoding argininosuccinate lyase, which encodes MAPLRERLLEKEGTQFPSKTYTEMVLKPAFDEAKGNFVESMIQIHFAHLIMLVDVGLVSKTDARKIIAAIHHLKVQDIKESEYEAKFEDLFFKIEQLLIEDAGDIAGNLHIARSRNDMGIALYRMTLRKKILGLMESSLLLREALIEMTREHIDTVMIGYTHTQQAQPTTLAHYFNAMTDMLTRDMERLKAAYKTVNRSSMGSAALTTSGFAVNRQRVQELLGFEELIDNAWDAVSGADYIAETATAVQLSAINLGRSIQDFLLWGTQEFGAFLLATPYVQISSIMPQKRNPVSIEHMRALLSSVTGDAQTILLMLHNTPFGDIVDTEDDMQPYMWRALEKLGGIYRLLASVLITMEVDKQKLLERAQKSFANVTELADTIVRTDRLSFRQAHHIVSATVRELMEHKETELTALTLSILNKHAEKIVGHSLSLTEEQLKETLDPAHFVKIRSLEGGPSPDRMKQTIEKRLKDQKHLEAWLQEKRALLEKANQEVNTILKKWMEEDE
- a CDS encoding N-acetylglucosamine kinase yields the protein MLAIDGGGTKTIAVVTNEKGEIVATGRAGATNYQVVGEKQSQLALQAALQAAVDEVLAGQDEAEAVMADRETVAFDRAVFALAGIDTKRDETVVREIVASALAGLRVEVGEVIIENDCLSALLGATGNSPGVLLISGTGSIVFAHDGKGDFIRAGGWGHRVGDEGSGYWIGKEAIRSVLKMYDGRVKTESILAQMILEHFGFGHIEDLYNWVYSENYSVDDVSALSMVVEKAAEQGDQVSCSILDKAVTELEQLLYAVLDGGGNDVFRSAFSLVLQGGILQHNRYIREKILASLNTTHPRLQLITTHPEPIHNIIQRGLGC
- a CDS encoding manganese-dependent inorganic pyrophosphatase: MSKVLVFGHKNPDTDTICSAIAYAELKNKLGVEAEPVRLGAISGETQYALDTFGVAVPRLVETVANEVSEVILVDHNERQQSASDIDQVRVLEVIDHHRIANFETSDPLYYRAEPVGCTATILLKLYKEKGVEIRKEIAGLMISAIISDSLLFKSPTCTDEDVAAAKELAAIAGVDAESYGLNMLKAGADLSDKTIKELISLDAKEFQMGNAKVEIAQVNAVDVNDVLSRQAEVESELRQVIAEKNLDLFFFVVTDILNNDSVGIALGDKASAVEEAFGVNLENNKSVLKGVVSRKKQIVPVLTDALSK
- a CDS encoding phospho-sugar mutase — its product is MSWEKEYEKWEQFKGLEVNLKTVLTSMTDKEKEDSFYKHLEFGTGGMRGELGPGTNRMNIYTVRRAAEGLAKYIVEQGEEAKQRGVAVAYDSRHQSPEFAVEVAKTIGKYGIKSYVFNNLRPTPELSFAVRYYGAYAGVVITASHNPPEYNGFKVYGEDGGQLPPEAADIIIRYMNQVTNELTVEVAEEKVLLEQGILHYIGAEVDQAYIEKLKTIQLNRELVSRVSKDLKIVFTPLHGTANQPVRDGLTAFGFENVTVVKEQEEPDPNFSTVQSPNPEEHAAFEIAIRYGKAADADLLLGTDPDADRLGVAVKNEDGEYVVLTGNQTGALMLYYLLSQKQEKGILPANGVVLKTIVTSEIGRAIAESFGLTTIDVLTGFKFIGEKIKEYQTTGEYSFQFGYEESYGYLIGDFVRDKDAVQSALFVAEVAAYYKAQGKTLYDGLLDIYQKYGFYREGLKSLTLKGKDGAEQIQGILESFRQAPPTSINGVSIVTIEDYHSSERVHPQTGENEKIYLPSSNVLKYYLEDGSWFCVRPSGTEPKCKFYFAVKGTSLKNSEERLNQLQAAVMEKVQELVKA
- a CDS encoding creatininase family protein; translation: MKASDIHGRDHEKFRTAKFAVLPLGSFEYHGPHSPYGTDCVLADGFAGQIDPAFGGLVYPTVPYTACPGKTTKYPGTITIRPSVIQEYVIDIVEGIIRGGISNIILLNAHDGNMGVSRTVAEYITSKYEDSRFLLINWWQMVEIEKAEELGLVGTKGRGHGGPYEMSAAKAFRPDLVQVDGADQEFKEAAPLSKLPYILVEGRPEAWDGYTGMIQQTSLELGEKIVKEATQNMNALIKNWLQADE
- a CDS encoding ABC transporter permease, whose protein sequence is MSVEQTQMQAKSKWSRLTQSKYFIYVLISPLFLVLLAYVIYPFYQTFLQSLNGVEGGISGENYQRFFSLASTANLEALWTSVYISIISVITCAIVGVGMAFLMERYSFPGRKILSILVLFPMALPPLIGALSFTFLYGESGIIPRFFQALLNTEEVPFSLKGISGVIVVHTFTMYTYFYLTATAAIKELDPSLEEAATSLGAGRIRIWRKVILPMLTPAMVAASLLVFMISMASYTAPLMFGVERTMTMQIYLSRTNGNLDMAATQSTILSIVSISFLIIMKWYQGRRNYQNQSKGIGVHRTEVRSKWMKYSSMVLSTIGVIILILPILVIVLISFSVDGEWTVQIIPTAYTLDHYVALFTDERTWRPIWNSIQMSFVATIGNVIFGVAAAYAMVRMSFKGKTLLDVLIMVPWALPGTVVAVNLIAAFSEPTVFSFNQVLIGTFWILPLAYFVRHLPLVFRSTSASLMQMDQSIEEAARSLGASWWYTFRRVILPVTATGILAGTLLAFVQGIGEFVASILIYGVTTMPLSVAIFQKLYSFDFGTACAYGVLQIVLIIIVLFISEKISGGKAGAAM